The nucleotide window CACATTATCCTTATAATTCACGTTGTAATTACACGTCAAAAACACGCGTTAAGAATATGAAACAGAAAGTTAGAAAATCATAAAACGTCATGTTTGACAACTGATAGTGACACTAAAGGTTTTATTGGAATTTTTATACTTTCACATCcaggaaaataaaatatgttttatgtataaataataaaaatacgtataatatgatataactgtatatatacCACGCGGTGACCAATCTCTTAGTGGTAATTTTGAAAAAAGTATATGTGGCACGCTAATAGTATTagttaattcaatatataattcaattgatTTGCtacgtatttaatttacaaaaatgtatattaggAAATTCCCGAATTAAGTATCACTTAAAGTTTCTGAATGAGTATTAAATACCTACTCTGCtgcataaatatgtacataacttTTACGTTCATTGCAAAtaaactatatactatataaaatagacTATCAAATTTCTTTAAGTTAATAAAGTTTGAAAGCTAATAACTATTAAGATTACattcattcattataatattttttcgtcttagtttttttaacgttttatgCTTTGATTAAAAAGATAACGAAAAGGTTGCTTGTTCCGTAACTGTTCGAATGaatctattaataatttttgattataaaatatgatttttttctttttattaatagtaaacaCCACcccattgtttattttgtttatttaaatgaattataaaaattataacagtgttacttttttatttagctagataaattattacaagccaattccatttattatttaattgaatataatatatagtctatACTTAAAATGGCGAAGGATTCAGGATAAATTTTGACAAgttgtcaattattattttgctttcaaataaaaattgatttccTCAATTCCTTGTCTTATGTCTTAAACAactttattgttgttttaatgttatttttgtttgttgttatttaaatatattcatgttCACCAGTCAAGCACAACTGAGAAAGAGAACACCTGAAAATGGAACAGACCGCGAAAATTATTTATCGCTATTAGTTGATGAGTTCATCAACACTAATTCTTTTGGTATTGATATTCccattatatttattgtgtcTGGCAAacgactaattaattatttagacaTTTAATTCTGTCTTATTTATAgtacttaatgttttattattacatcatTTTCAGAGGCCAAATGTCAGGTGTTGGCGAATTTGGCCAATTTCGCGTATGATCCAATAAACTATGTCTACATACGAGAGGTTGGagtattagatatatttatttttgtattgaagAATGAAAAAAACGACAAACTTCTACATTTTGCAGCATCCGGAATCTGTAATTTATGTAtaggtaatttttaataatttttaaagaaaacacaTCTTTGAGttaacatttgtatataataaatatccataatattttgatttcagaTCCAGAAAACGTTGAGTACCTTTTGAACCATGCAGCAGTAAAGCCAATACAAGCATTACTCAAATCAAATCACTTTGAAACATTAGCTGATGCTGTagcaatttgtatatatttatttaatagtcatGCAAAAGCAACCATAAACAGTCCTGAATTTATTCAAGATATGCAAATCTTAAAAAATTCAGAAAATAAAGTGGTTGCAAATTTAGCTACTGTATTCTTAGACGATGTAAGTAAGAATAATTGATATGATCTAATTAATCtggtaattaatatttgaaaagataAAACAGTCAATAAACTAAAATGAATAAGATGTTATCAAATAGGTTTCCTTATATTGCTGTCAATagtaaaaattatcaaaagatATGCAAAATTCACACATCCTCATTTAGCCGAGCATCTTTTAAAGCCGGTGATAAAATAAGAATACAAAAGACACTAACTCAAAAGGACTTGGACACATTCTCGAATCTTACAAGTGATCACAATTACCTCCATAAAAATAATGGGAATAAAAGACCAATTGTACATGGGGCTTTTTTAAATGGTCTTGTGGCTGGTTTGATAGGTACTCACTTACCTGGGCCGGGCACAGTTCTTGTGTCGCAGACCATGAAATTcccaaataaatgttttgttggTGAAAAACTAACTATAAGTGTGGAACTAGTTGATGTGAGGAAAATTCTCAAAGTTAAATTTTTCTGTATTGTCGAGGAGGAGAAAAAGGTTGTGTTTGAAGGTGAAGCTAAACTGATGCTTGCTAAAGATTGTTAGAATGGTCGTTTGAATGtgttatttattctaaatattaaatattgattaaatgttaaataaaacaactctATTCTGAAAGAATTAATTGTAAGGATAATTAAGGTATGTGTAAATGCATGTGTTTTGAGTGCCAATTAACTTTACAAGatgaaaatagataataaagatttacaaataaaattgctCCTTACCAAAttgaaagtatttaataattttaaatatcaaactcATTATGTATCCTGTCcattatgtacaatatacaaGTCAATAATTACTGGAGACTGATAACTAGtagattattattgttgaaaaaGAAAAGTAACAGTTGAATGTAAGGTTTCTTGTCAACATTACATCTCATTTAATCTTTATATGGAGTTGAAGTAAATCAACATTGTTTCAAATTGAATATGctgatgttatttttaattttaaatagtgtaTTGACACACTACAATTTATTCTGTACTAAATATTCTGATGaaatacaatatgtattgtattgttgAAATGCATGTAGCACCAAGAACATAAGTTGTTATGGTTGGCTTATACTGTCTATGAGCGAAGGTAACTGttatgttttgaaatttaaaagactTATAAGCCCTGGTGGCTATGTAAGTTTTgactcattataatatatagttttgtcATTTGTGTTTTTGTCACATGTCAttttgatgagccggttggcgtggttggtggatgcttgcctttcacgccaaagttgtgggttctattcccacccaggacagatatttgtgtgcatgaacatgtctgttcgtcctgagtcttggtgtaattatctatataagtatgtatttacagaagaaaaatatgtagtatatcagttatctggtttccatagtccaagctctgtacaagcttaatttgggatcagatggccgtgtgtgaaaaatgtcccaggatattattattcctATTATTACTTGTGATATGTAAAACTGGACaaaaggttttaattaaaacacagTTTACTTTCTGAATCCTTAGATTTATGATAAAGACTTTGGAAgatctattaattttttgtacaaacaaacaataatttaatataagagaTTGATTTAGTGA belongs to Nymphalis io chromosome 2, ilAglIoxx1.1, whole genome shotgun sequence and includes:
- the LOC126777890 gene encoding armadillo repeat-containing protein 7, translating into MFTSQAQLRKRTPENGTDRENYLSLLVDEFINTNSFEAKCQVLANLANFAYDPINYVYIREVGVLDIFIFVLKNEKNDKLLHFAASGICNLCIDPENVEYLLNHAAVKPIQALLKSNHFETLADAVAICIYLFNSHAKATINSPEFIQDMQILKNSENKVVANLATVFLDDVSKNN